Genomic segment of Streptomyces roseifaciens:
CGCTGTCGACCACCGCGTTGCCCTCGTCGGCGCCGACCAGGTAGGTGTGCATGCCAGGAGTGCCGAGGCCGGGATAGTCCGTCGCCGTGACCGCGTATCCGGCCTTGAGGAAGGCGCCGATCTCCTGCGCGTAGGCGTTGTAGCCGAGGTTGGCCGCGTGCGAAGGCGCGCACGTGTCGGCGACGCCGGTGGTGCCGTGTGCCCAGGCGACGACGGGCCGGCCGCCGGGCGGTGGCGGCCCGGGGGGCACGAGTACGACGCCGCTGACGGGAACGTCCGCGTCGTGGGCGTTCCGCGAGTGGTACAGCACGGTCCAGCGCCGGGCACCTGCGATCCCGGCGTCGGTGCCGTGGTCGTTGGCCGCTATGAGAGTTCCGGGCGCCGCGGACGGCAGTGGTTGCGGCACTTGGTAGGTGCGGCCGGTGATCCCGATGCCCGGCAGGGACCCTCCGGCGGCACCGGGACCGGCACCAGGACCGGCGCCGCGCGCGGTTGGCTTGGGGGAACCGTCGGAACAGCCCCCGGCGGCGAGCGCCAGAGCGACGCCCAGGGCGATCAGCACGCGCGGCCAGCGCCTCCCGTGGCGCTTCCGCGGTCGGGCTATGTCGGGGTCGGCACTGGATATGTCCACGGCACGCACTCCTCCGGCCTGCGATACGACACGCGACTCAGCGTCGCACCGGGCACGGGGCGGTGCAGGCGGGGCGCGTCCAGGCGGGTGACGTGCGCAGCAGGCCGTCACGTAGACGGCGTCCATCGGCGCACACCGGGGCCGACCGGGCGCAGCAGTCGGCCTCGCGGCAACGCGGCGCGGCTACGCAGCCGTCACTCCTGGGCGCTGATGAGCTGAGCCACCCTGGCACTGGTCAGCTCGGTGGCGAGCACGCTGTTCTCCAGCGGCAGCAGACGGTGCGCCTTGCACAACTGCGTCGGCAGCGCCGCGTACTCCTCCCCGGTGATGCGTGTCCAGGACGGGTCGAACCGCACGCGGATGATCAGGTCGCGTGCCTGCTCGGAGACGATCGACGACGCCAGCAGCCACAACCCCGGCTCTCGCGCCGTACCGCGTGGGCCGAAGGCCAGGTGCAGCAGCCACGCCGACCGGCCCAGCGGGCTGCTCAGCCGGTGCCAGGCGATCCGCCCGTCCGCGTCGATCCGGCCGAACGTGCCGGTCCCCGCCTTCGCGGTGCCGAGGAGGACCACCCAGAGTGCGCCGGGGCCGCTGATCAGCCCGACCGGGGTGCTGCCCTGCTCTGCCGGAACGGGGATCTGCGAGGTGCGTCCGGTGCGCGGGTCGATGCGCAGCAGTGAGCTCGCGCCGTCCTGGCTGACGTAGAAGTCCCCGCTGACCGGGTGCTGCGCGGCGAAGATGGGGTGGGGCTTCGCGTCGAAGAGGCGGTGGCGTCCGGGACGCGTGTGGTCCAGGGCCAGGACCTGGTCGCTCCCCTTCAGGGTCACCCACAGGGTGTCCCCGTACTCGTTGACGTAGTGCGGCCCCCGGCCGCCGCCCGGAACCGCGATCTCTCGTTCGATGCGCGGGGCGGCGTCGAGGGAGTCCGCCCGCGGATCCACCAGCAGCAGCCGGTCGGCGCCCTCGTGCGTGGCCCAGATCCGTCCGGGGTGGCGCGAGGAGACCGCCAGCCCGTGCAGCATCGCGTCGGAGGAACCGAGCGGGAACGCCTTGGCGGCCGTCACCTGCTCGGTACGGGGGTCCAGCGCGAGCTTCACCAGCCGGCTGTTGGACATCTGGGACACGAGGACCATCGGCCGGTCCGGGATTTTGACGATCTCGTGCGTTTCCTCGGCGGGCGGCAGCTCGTACTCCACCACCGTCCGCCGGGGCGGGCCCGTCAGCGAGGAGTTGGCGCCCTCGTACCGCGGCCCCGCGGTCGCGGTGCCCGGCATCCCGAGCAGCGTGCCGGCCGCTGCGAGGCTGCCCAAGGACATCAGTCGGCTGTGAAAGGTGCGGCGGTCCAAGCGGTTCTCCTGGTGGGCGCGGCGTTGCGGGTCTGCGTGACGCGCCCATGCAAGCGGCCCGCCGGATCATCGGATGACGGATCCGGTGGATTCCCCCGTGTGGGTGATGCAGAAATCGCCGCCGGATCGCGCCCGGCGGCGGGGCCTTCAGAGGCTGAGGAGACGCAAGGTCCCGTTGAGGACGGACGGCAGAGCTGGGCGGCGCTCCCGGCCGTGCGCCCCGTCCGTACGGGACCGTCCGTACGCCCCCGTCCGTACGGGCCCGGCGCCGTTGACGGCCGCCGGGCCCGCGGAGGGGGCAACAGCCCGGAGCGTCCGCTTCCGGACGTCCGGGTGGGTCAGGCGCGCACGGTGTGCCAGGCGCCGACGCCACCGCAGCCGGTGCTCATGTACGTGGTGCTGCGGTATCCCGGCGGGATGGGGGAGCCGGCGCAGGTCCAGATGCCGTTGCGGACGAGCTCGTGGTACCAGGCGCCCACGCCGTTGCAGCCGGTGCGCAGGTAGTTGGTCGTGACGTAGCCGGGCGGAATGGGGGAACCCCCGCAGGTCCAGCGCTTGTCGCGGGCCAGCTCGTGGTACCAGGCTCCGATGCCGCTGCAGCCGTCACGCAGGTAGTTCGTGGTGACGTAGCCGGGTGGGACGGGGGAGCCGGCGCAGGTCCAGCGCTTGTCGCGGGCGAGCTCGTGGTACCAGGCCCCGATGCCGGTGCAGCCGCCGCGGTCGTACCGGGTGATGACGTAACCGGCCACGATCGGCGAGCCGGAACAGGTCCAGATCCCGTCCTTCACCGGCTGCTGGTACCAGGACCCGCTGCCGTTGCAGCCGGAGCGGTCGTAGCCGGTGATGACCCAGCCGTCCGGAACGGGAGCGCCGGAGCAGGCCCACTTGCCCGACGGCCGCCAGTCACCGGTCGCCGCGGCGGTGGCCGTACCGGCCGCGGTGCCGGTGAGCGCAGTCGCGATCAGCGCGATGGCTCCCACCGCGGCGGCGATCCGGCCGCGCGCTGCCGCCGCCTTCGCTCTGAGGTACGTCAAAGGTGTGTCCACGTTCATCCCCTCGTCATGGTCATGTCTTGCCGGTCGGCCGCGGCCCCGCAGACGACCGGGTCAGCCACAGGTGCCTGCCGGGCGGGTGCGGGTGACGAGGTCGGTGTGGCCGGTCGTGGCGTCGACCCAGATGACTTGCCGGCCGTCTGCCGAGGCGTGCGAGAGCTGTTCACCTCGGTTGCAGGAGACCCGTTCCCGTCGCGACCCGTCCGGGGAGAGCTGCCAGAGCCTGTCCAGTGCCTCGTAGCGGAGCTGCGGGTCCGGTGACTGCGGGTCCGGTGCGCGGACGGAGACCGTCACCGCTTCGTCGGAGGCCGTCAGGCCGGTCCCGTGCAGGGCATCCTTGCCCGTGCCGGGGCTGATGTCGACGGTGCCCGTGCCGTCCAGGTTCGAGCGGCGTACGGCGGTGGTGGTGTGGTCGGCGTCGGCGACGGTCAGCCAGAAGACGTGCTTGCCGGTGATGGCGGTGCCCATGAGGTACGAGGGCGTCCCGATCTGCTTCATCATGGTCCTCGTGCCAGTGGCGACGTCCAGGACCTCCGCGTCGTGCCGCAAGGCACCGTCGTCCACGCGGTGCCAGGTGGTGAAGGCGATCCTGCCGTGGCTGAGGGACGGGTCGCCGGTGCTCGCACTACGTCCCGTGGAGCCCGGTTCCACGTACGTCGGGGCGGTCTCGCCCATCCGCAGGTAGACCACCCGGGAGCCGGCACGGCGACGGTGGACCTGGAAGGTGACGACCTTTCCCTCCACGTGCAGTGAGGTGATGGCGAGCGCGTTGGAGAACAGTTTCTTGACCGGGCCTCCCGCGAGCGGCCGGGCGAGGATCTCCGTGGCCCGTCCCCGGCGCGCCTGCCAGACCACCGTCTTGCCGTCGGTGACCGGGTCGACGTGGTAGCGGCCGTCGTTGGGGCTGATGAGCTTCTTCTCGCCGGTGCCGTCGAGGCGTCCGGCCCAGACCGAGTAGGGCTCGGAGCCGTCGTCGTTGGACGTGGAGGCGGTCCACCAGCCGCCGCCCGCCCCGGCGCTCGTCCGGTCGTCGGTGTTGACCCGCCCGAGCAGCTGGTCGGAATCCACCCCCAGTGCGAGTTCCCAGCCCGGGACGATGCCGTGAGCGTTGAAGGCCCGCTCGACCGCCTTGTACTCCCTGTCGGTGACCTTGAGGTCGCGGGCGGCGGCGAGGACGGCGGCCCGGCCCTCGGTGAAGCCGTCGAGCGGGCTCATGTACTGCGTGAGCGCGTTGTGGACGATCCTGTCCGCGAGCGTGCGGTCGATGTCCTCGCGGATGTCCCACAGGGCGCCGGAGAAGATCGTGGAGTTCAGGTGGATGCCGCCGTTGTCGGTGCCGATGCCCACGCCGGCGAAGGACTTGGACGTGGTCCGCCCGTCGTTCAGGTCACGTGCGGCACAGGCGCGGGGCTCCTTCTGCCGGCACAGCGTCTCGCCGAGCAGGCCGGCGTCGGGGCTGTCCATGGCGATGCCGCGCGCGTCGGTCTCGACGGCATTGCCGAAGTAGTCGGCGACGGCCTCTCCCAGCGCGCCGGACTGGCCCGCGGGCACGAGGTTCGCGGTGCTCTCGACGACGCCGTGCGTCAGCTCGCGCCCGACGACGTCGAGAGCGGCCGAGAAGGGCCGGTATTCGTCGTTGCCGCTCCCGTAGATCACCTTCTGGCCGTCCCAGAAGACCTCCGCGTACGAGATCCCCAGGCCCACGAGCGAGTTCACGGCCGAGCCGCGGCCGTCCGGACCGTTCCGGCCGTGGACGTCCTTGAAGTAGTCGTGGACCCGGCCCGCGGCCCAGTGCGCGTCGACGGCGCCGATCCCGGTGGCCTCGTCGCCGAATTCGGCCGTGGGGGAGGAGAACTCCTTGAGGTCGGCCGGCCACGTGCGCCACACCTCGCCGTAACTCCGGCCGCGTGCGTCCCAGGTGGTCACGAGGTTCGCGTCGCCGCCACCTGCCTGGGCGCGGGAGCGGTCGCGCATCACGTACGCGTTGCGGTCCTCGTCCCGGGTCAGATGCAGCTCGACCTTCGTGCCGTCCAGCCGGACACCGGAGCCCTTCGTCCCGCCGTCCTGCAGGGCGGCCGTGCCCCGGGGGTCCGTGCCCCGGCGGTCCGTGGCGCGGCGGTCCGTGCCCCGGCGGTCTGTGGCGCGGCGGTCCGCGGCCGCGGAGCCGACGGCCTTGGAGCCCGCTTCGGCGGCTTTGGAGCCCGCGCCGGGGACCGCGGAACGGCTGGGCGTCCTGAATGTCTTGATCCCGCTGTACTGGAGGACGGGATGACCGGTCTGCGCCTCGATGTACACCTCGCGCAGCACAGGGGACCCGGTGGCCGGGTCGGTTCCGCGTACCGTCACGTGGTGGGTCAGCACCCCGGTGCCCCGCGGCAGCACGACCAGGCCGTGGGCCGTGCCGGTGATCGGCTGCCCGGCCTCGCCGCCCCCGGATCCTGCCCGGCCGTCGCCCTGGCTGTCCTCCTGGCCGTCGCCCCGGTCGTCGCGGGACGGGCGTACGGGCCCGAGCTGCCGCGTCACGGCGTCGACGGCCAGCTCGACGGCCAGGGGCGCGTCGATTCCGGGCTCGGTCGGGACGGTCAGCCCGGTGAAGTACCGGCCGGACGTGCCCGTGACGAACCGTGTGCCGCCGCTCTTCGCTCCCGTTGCGTCCATCCGGACGACGTACTGCCCTCCCAGGACGTCCACCCCGCGGTGCTTCTGCTGAAGGCGCACGGTCTCCGAGCCGCCGGTGGCGACGGACTGCAAGGGCTTGAGATCCCGGTCGGGGCGGGCGATCCGGTAGCGGCTCTGCTGGTCCGCCAGGTACCGCAGGGCCGCGTCGGCGGCGTTCTTTGCTGCCGGGACGGGCTCCCGGATGCCGGTCACCCAGGCGGGCGCTGCAGTGCGCCGGTCCTGCGCGACGTCGCCCGGCCCCTTCGGCGCCGTCGTTGTCGCCTGGGCCGGTACCGCAGAAACGACGAGTGCGGCGGTGCTCATCAGCGCCGCCGCACCGTACATGCCTTGTCGTGCCTTGTCTCTCCTTGATCGTGCCGTACGTGAGCTGCGTCT
This window contains:
- a CDS encoding M4 family metallopeptidase: MSTAALVVSAVPAQATTTAPKGPGDVAQDRRTAAPAWVTGIREPVPAAKNAADAALRYLADQQSRYRIARPDRDLKPLQSVATGGSETVRLQQKHRGVDVLGGQYVVRMDATGAKSGGTRFVTGTSGRYFTGLTVPTEPGIDAPLAVELAVDAVTRQLGPVRPSRDDRGDGQEDSQGDGRAGSGGGEAGQPITGTAHGLVVLPRGTGVLTHHVTVRGTDPATGSPVLREVYIEAQTGHPVLQYSGIKTFRTPSRSAVPGAGSKAAEAGSKAVGSAAADRRATDRRGTDRRATDRRGTDPRGTAALQDGGTKGSGVRLDGTKVELHLTRDEDRNAYVMRDRSRAQAGGGDANLVTTWDARGRSYGEVWRTWPADLKEFSSPTAEFGDEATGIGAVDAHWAAGRVHDYFKDVHGRNGPDGRGSAVNSLVGLGISYAEVFWDGQKVIYGSGNDEYRPFSAALDVVGRELTHGVVESTANLVPAGQSGALGEAVADYFGNAVETDARGIAMDSPDAGLLGETLCRQKEPRACAARDLNDGRTTSKSFAGVGIGTDNGGIHLNSTIFSGALWDIREDIDRTLADRIVHNALTQYMSPLDGFTEGRAAVLAAARDLKVTDREYKAVERAFNAHGIVPGWELALGVDSDQLLGRVNTDDRTSAGAGGGWWTASTSNDDGSEPYSVWAGRLDGTGEKKLISPNDGRYHVDPVTDGKTVVWQARRGRATEILARPLAGGPVKKLFSNALAITSLHVEGKVVTFQVHRRRAGSRVVYLRMGETAPTYVEPGSTGRSASTGDPSLSHGRIAFTTWHRVDDGALRHDAEVLDVATGTRTMMKQIGTPSYLMGTAITGKHVFWLTVADADHTTTAVRRSNLDGTGTVDISPGTGKDALHGTGLTASDEAVTVSVRAPDPQSPDPQLRYEALDRLWQLSPDGSRRERVSCNRGEQLSHASADGRQVIWVDATTGHTDLVTRTRPAGTCG